From the genome of Watersipora subatra chromosome 9, tzWatSuba1.1, whole genome shotgun sequence:
AGGCAAATTAAGTGTCATGTGACAGCATTGTGATTGTTATCAGCATAATAAGGGCCTCTACTAATATGCATTAGTGACAGTGATAAAAAAGGCTTTGCTAATCTGCTCTTTTGTGTTGGTTTTAGCACCAGCAGAATATCTTAGCAAAAGAGAAGAGAAAATGACCTTGCTAAAAGTTAATTTTAGATAATTCTAACCGACTTCATGTCTTATTTGATAGGTGACATGAGGCTAATAGCGATGCAGTATCTCTTAACAACTTGTTTCATTTGTCTATTCACTACTAAAGACCTGAAGAGCATTAGAAGTGAAATAAGAAATATGTCAAGATCTCACATTTGGTTCTTCATAAAAACCTTATGAGGCTTAAGACAAACTTAAGAGtttcaaattgttttaaaacattgtagTCAAATGGTATAAGACTAGTTTAACATTTTGAAAGTGAACAACAATTGATCAATTTTATAAAGAATAAACTCTAATCTCGGCAGCCATGTTTAAAGTGTAAGTAGTTATAGTAATTTGTGGGAAATAAAACGATTGCAACCAAGTTcaattcatttaaaagttaacataatattcagattgaaaaaaatttaaacaaccTCTTTGCTACCATatgtattattcttattgaCTACAGAACACTTTAGGAAACCTAAAGGATAAACAAAACTGTGTGTTAATTAGGTTATGTTCTTAGACAAAAACTTAcaatttattgtattttagaGAGATGGAAAAATAACCAAACAACAATGAGGGGTATCAGCAAGAAACTGAATTCGAAAGAATTTCCTGAGATGATGCAGCAAAAACAGTTGAATCAGGGGGCCAGACAGAAGAAGATGAGCATGAAATAGCTCAGTTAAAAGTTGATTTGGTGGAAGTTTTCTCAGGGATGAAAATCGAACAGGGAAGCGAGGAGGGAAATAGTAAGAAACAAGTTGCAGGAGGTATACAGAGAGAAGACACCCAGAGCATAGCTGAATCAAGGAGGCAGACTGAAGCAAATGAGAATGAAACAGTTCATTTAAATGCTGATAAGAACCAAGTTTTCTCAGGGATAAAAGTCGAACAGGAAAGCAAGGAGAGAAATAGTAAGAAACGTGTTGCGGAAGGTATAGAGAGAGAAGGTACCAAAAACTTAATTGGATCAAGGAGTTAGACAGAAGAAAATAAGACTGAAATAGTTCAATTAGACGTTGATATGAATGGAGTTTTCTCGAGGTTGAAAGTTGAACATAAAAACAAGAAGGGAAGTAGTAAGGAGCAAGTTGCTGAAGGTACACAGAGGGAAGATACAGCAAAAGCAGTTGGATCAGGAAGCCAGACAGAAGAAGATGAGCAAGAAATAGCTCAGTTTAAAGTTGATATGGTTGAAGTTTCTTCAGAGATGGGAATTGAACAGGAAAGCGAGGAGAAAAATAGTAAGAAACAAGTTGCAGGAGGCATACAGAGAGAAGATACCCAGAGTGTAGCTGAATCAGGGAGGCAGACAGTAGCAAATGAGAATGAAacagttcattttaattttgatatgAACAAAGTTTTCTCAGTGACAAAAATCGAACAGGAAAGCGACGAGGGAAATAGCAAAGAGCAAGTTGCAGGAGGTATACAGAGAGACAATACCAAAAAATTAATTGGATTAGTGAGTCAGACAGAAGAAAATAAGATGGAAACAGTTTGTTTCAATGTTAATATGAACGAAGCTTTTTCAGGAATAGGACTCGAACAAAAAAATGAGGTAAATAATAAGGAGCAGATTGCTAAAAGTACACAGAGAGAAGATACCAAAAATATAGTTGAATTACTGAGCCAAACAGAAAGTAAGAATGAAATAGTTCATTTAAATGTTGATATGATTGAAGTTTTCTCAGAGATTGGAATTGAACATACCAACAAGGAGGTAAATAGTAAGGAGCAAGTTGCTGAAGGTACACAGAGAGAAGATACCAAAAATGTTGTTGTATCAAGGAGTCAGACAGAAGAACATGAGGATGAAACAGTTCAGTTAAAAGTTGATACGGTTGAAGTTTTCTCAGAGATGGGAATTGAACAGGAAAGTGAGGAGGGAAATAGTAAGGAACAAGCTGCATGAGGCATACAGAGAGAAAACACCCAAAAAGTAGCTGAATCAGGGAGGCAGACAGAAGCAAATGAGAATGAAACAGTTAAATTAAATATTGCCATAGGTATACAGAGAGGAGACATCGACAAGCAAACTAGAGCCGGAAGCCACACAGAAAAAATGATGCAAATGAATCGGTTGCATTGCGTGTCaacaaaaaaagtgtttttccaGAAATAGGAGGAACAAAAGAGgaagaaaataatggtaaaaTAAAGCCAAATAGACAACATGAGAATGAAAAGAATGGTCATGACAGTGAGTATGCAGAA
Proteins encoded in this window:
- the LOC137404898 gene encoding neurofilament medium polypeptide-like, whose translation is MNGVFSRLKVEHKNKKGSSKEQVAEGTQREDTAKAVGSGSQTEEDEQEIAQFKVDMVEVSSEMGIEQESEEKNSKKQVAGGIQREDTQSVAESGRQTVANENETVHFNFDMNKVFSVTKIEQESDEGNSKEQVAGGIQRDNTKKLIGLVSQTEENKMETVCFNVNMNEAFSGIGLEQKNEVNNKEQIAKSTQREDTKNIVELLSQTESKNEIVHLNVDMIEVFSEIGIEHTNKEVNSKEQVAEGTQREDTKNVVVSRSQTEEHEDETVQLKVDTVEVFSEMGIEQESEEGNKIGGTKEEENNGKIKPNRQHENEKNGHDSEYAELHSDTHKQLEGKFREEAVMDGCDQTEDTRKEKGFFRLNKKNLKGKKRRNVGFELAKAWNRRREPTEERVRLDTERSPVRTRESD